TTTTAGAGTTACAATTTGTCATTTAATATCAGATTTGGAGATCTATATTTATAGATATGTTTCTAAGTACATCGACTTATTATCTCTACACACATCACATGTTtggacaaattttttttttgaataattatttttgcagTTAAGttgatttttatataaaacaatGAACTATTAGATTGAaaatttttgtaatatttttttgtagttGGTAATTATTTTGTTGGAtgatttgtgattattttttaaacaataatcatgcaattatactaaaaattatattaaatttgcGTAAACAATGTgtgaattttcataaataatttatcaattttttaattttattaaataaatgtgtAACGTGTCACTCACCTTATAGatgtgataaaaataaaaaaaaattgttcatcGAACATATGAAAAACACATCATCGATGCTTACTTAAGTACACaataaagacaaaaacttgtgtgagacggtttcacaagTAGtatttgtgatacagatatcttaaAATTGTATGGTCCAATTTTATACCGTCCAATATATGCAATAAATTTTGACTTTATTTTTACAAGATTACGTATCTCCTTGAATTCGATTTACTGTCACACAAATAAAACCAGTAAACTAAAATTTAAAGAACAATAATTCCATTTCAATGGCTTCTGCTTTTTTTCCCATCACACTCCTTGCTCTTCTACTTTGTTCATCTACCGCTCGTCACCACAAACCGCCGCCCTCTGCCGGAAATCCAGGCCGTGACACCATCCATGAAGCCTGCAAGGGGTCAGGTGATCCGGTGACATGCGAGTCCTTCTTGTCCAAATCCACCCACCTGCCTCCAAACGCCACCGTTTCCCAAGTGATCCAATCCATACTGGTGGTTTCCTCCGAGAATCTCGAGAAGGCTAAAGGCATGGCGAAGAATATCTTGGACGCGTCCGCAGGGAATCTGAACCGCTCCGCCGCGGCGAGGACTTGCCTGGAGGTGTTGCATTACTCGGATTACCGAATCAATCTGACAAAGGACGCGTTGCCAAGAGGCGAGATCAAGGACGCGCGTGCATGGGCAGGCGCGGCGTTGGCGTACCAGTACGACTGCTGGTCGGCGCTCAAGTACGTGAACGGCACGGATCTGGTGGACGATGCGATGTCGTTTCTGAACTCCACCGTCATCTTTCTCAGCGGCAACGCGTTGAGTATGATGCAGAATTATGAAGTTTACGGGGAAAAAACCGGGTCATGGGGTCCGCCCAGAACGGAGCGAGACGGGTTCTGGGAACCAGTTTCGGATCATTCCGGGTCGGGTTTCAATCTCGGAGTGCCGGCGGGGCTGAAGGCAGACGTTACCGTGTGTAAATGTGGAGGGTGTACTTATAAGACGGTGCAGGAGGCGGTGAATGCTGCCCCGGATGATATCGACTCCGGTAAGCTGTTTGTGGTACATATCAAAGCTGGAGTTTACGAGGAGACGGTTCGGGTCGGGTTGGAGAAAAGGAACGTGGTGTTCTTGGGGGATGGCATGGGCAAAACGGTCATCACAGGTTCCATGAACGTCGGCCAACCCGGCATGTCAACGTTTAACTCTGCAACCGTTGGTAAGTGTTATTCATTGTTCGAAGAAATAATCTGTTTCACTTTGTGTCACACGGTTTAAGCTAGAGCTTAACGAATTCGAACAAGCATTACCATTAAATCTGGTTTACAGGAGTTGTAGGAGATCGATTCATGGCAAGTGATCTCACAATCAAGAACACAGCAGGTCCTGATGCTCATCAAGCAGTAGCATTCCGCTGCGACAGCGACCATTCGATCATACAAAACTGCGAATTCGTAGGCAATCAAGACACTCTCTACGCCCACACCTTACGCCAGTACTACAAATCCTGCCGTATTCAAGGCAACGTGGACTTCATATTCGGAAACTCGGCAGCAATCTTCCAAGATTGCTTGATCCTCGTCGCCCCTCGACAGATCAACCCCGAAAAAGGCGAGAAGAACGCCGTGACAGCACACGGCAGAATCCACCCCGGACAACCAACGGGCTTTGTCTTTCAAAACTGTTTGGTAAATGGCACCGATGCATACATGGCTCTATACCATAGCAATCCTAAAGTACATAGGAGTTATTTGGGCAGGCCCTGGAAAGAGTATTCGAGGACGGTTTTCATTCGTTGTAGGTTGGAGTCCCTGATAAATTCAGATGGATGGTTGCCTTGGCAAGAAGATTTTGCTTTGAAAACTCTGTATTATGGCGAGTTTGCTAATTCAGGGCTTGGTTCCGATTCGTCGAAACGAGTGAATTGGAGTAGCTTGATTCCGGCCAAGCATGTTGAATCGTACTCGGCTCGGAATTTCATCCAAGGGGACCAGTGGACTCGTGCATTTTCTTGATTCTTGGTGCTCAACTTTGAGCGAGTAAAAGCTAACAATCTCCATTAGAACAAGATTAGCTTATATTTTTGGTTTCAAGGAATGaaattaatcatataataaaatttataattaattcataACTTTTTCACAAATATAATTCTCATCTAAGCTGTGCTGATGAATAATTGAagtaaaaatattgttatttttcatgaaatatgGATGAGTGTATTATTATATACAAAGGCTGCGGTAGCGTCTGTTCACCTACTCTGATACCAGCGCACGCCCCCCTCATGATGACATAAAAGGCAAGTTCGTTTTAGTTTCTTTTGGATCAATTCATGGAGTTAGTCTCTAGTTCCTTTCAAATTAAAAGTTTGCATTTGCATCcaaatatttgaatttgaagaaatatttgaaacgACTTTGTATtgtaatatatttgaaaatctttTAATCTATCAATGTATTTAAACAAATAATTAGTTGAGGTTCGTGTTGGTAggtattcttttattttttttttcttgggaAATTTTAAGATAGAAATGGGTGAATCAAAAGATTACGAGAAAATAGTCATAGACAAGAGCTTGACTCTTTTTccttaaaataatatttctccGCCCCGGTGCTCACGGTTGTTGGCAATTCATATCCCAAGATATAACGACTATGACTTTAAAATAGTAGCATTACAAATTTTAAAACTACGCGAACTTGAAATGTTTAGAACGCTATGAAGATGATATTAAAACTTTGTGATTTCGAATTTTAAGCGTTAAACTTAAAAATCCAATTTCAAGAGTTTAAATCTTGCAAAACTTGGATTTAAGCGCAAATGCTTAAAAAACTCAAAACTAGAAGACAACTctcgaatttaattcaaaaattCGAATTTAATCGTAAAAGCTTGGAAAATCCAAACTCAAGAttttatatattgaaaatttgaactttTAAGCGTTAATGCTTAAAAATTCTCATATAGAACTAAACTTTTGAGAAGAACGAGAAATGGTGCAATGAATACAAACGAGTGAGATCTTATTTAGAGAAGATGAAAAGCCATGAAATGATGCACCATTTCACTAATAAAATGACATATTGTTTGGATCAAATCATGGCACCTCTTCGGCCTAGTCAATTGAGGTGCCAACATCATTTATATATTCAATcatttcacacacacacataattttttaaattcaatcATTTCACTCGATAAAATTCGAATTCAATTAATTTCTCATTCACCCTAATTGACAATCGAGAAATAATTACGTTTGTCACGTATCttgttcgaattattttatcgATTTTTCATGATTACAAAACTCATTTTTTTTCAAACAGTTTGAAATTTATTGTCATGTGCATTATCCAAACAAATCAATGGATTTGtcaattcaaatataattttacaATCATGTCGGACCTCATGTTTAAATTGAAAATCATGTCATGGATTCACAAGGTAACAAATTACAAACCTCAAAAGTAACATTGTTATAGATGGGGCGAAGAAGAGTAGCTATTGAACTAGTATGATGTTAGCTTAATGTCACCAAAAAATGATAGATTTTATTACGACTCACATTTACTTGCATGTGGATAGTAATTTTCCCGATTATATAGCTAAGAATTTTAAATGAGCTGAACTATTAACAAGTTGTTTGACGCGAGTCCAAATTGGGTTTTGCATGAGTTTGAGCGAGTTCGAATACCATCGAGTTAGGCTAGAGCTTTGACGTCCCATCCGACATCGAATATTAAGTTTTCgtattaaatttgtttaaaaaaattaatatttttattataagttACAttgtttgatatttaatttgtaATCTAAAAACTTCCGTGAGATCATTTTAcagatcaattttgtgatacaaatttttaaatcatgaaaaaatatcatttttatgtcaaaatatcatttttatgataATTATGAATTAGGTAAATACATATAATGAGCAAAAAATCCTTAATTTATAAAAACATATCTTATAATGTTGAAACTTTCAATACCCCATCACGATTTTGCGATGCACGTGATAATACTATATGGTCGCGTTTGGTTCGGATGATTAGCCgggatatattattttatcctaCCTAGTCAGCTGTTTGGTACGCGTGATTGTTTAATCAAGTTaatccctcctatgaatgattatgctatattaggtaggttaaaataatacctcCCCACCTCttaggattatttatccaactcttaatACCTCctgttttttcaattttacccttctcttATATTCAAACTCATCACCACTTCCCGCCaccgaccgccgccgccgccgccgccgccaggATCGCCGCCGGCCGACCGCCGACGTACCGCCGGCCGAGCCCCGGCCGACTGCCGCCGCCGTCGTTGACTATTTCCGACGCCGGTCGAAATTTCCGGTCGGCCGTTTCTGGCCGCCGCCTCCCGCCTGCCGTTTACGGCCGCCGTCCGCTGCCGCCACTGTTGCcgtcgccgccgccgccgcgaaggggaagggcaattttgtctttccatcaaaaaattcaaaattatcctacacttaaaaatcttaccaaacataatattattttacaccatatattacacTCCTACcacaatcattttctttatcatttacatactaatcattagtttatcCTATCCTTCCAACTAAACGcagcctatatatatatataatttagatatattatatatatatttgttcatCTTTCAGCCCAATTTAGTGTTCAATTTGGCCTACGTTACCTGGTGAACTTTGATTTCATCAGATTACAACAATCAGCCAGTTGTATTGGCAGACGAGGACGAGCAACGATCAAGATTCTTTCAAAAATTCAATCTTTAgtgataaattatattatactaCATTTGCTGCACTTATGGTGTTTGACGAAAAGTCCGATTGAGGAAATGGCAATTCTAAGTGGAGTAAGCCACATAACCACGAATTATTCCTCGAAGTTTTTGCTTAGTTTCGTTGGAAGAATTTCTATTTGGGGTAAGGAGGCAGGAAGTGGCCACAAGTGTTTTACTTGTTCATACAGGCGAACGAGCTACTCAAAGATTTATCATGGCTTGATGCATTTGTCGTGCCATTCTTCAACTGTTGCTGGGACCGTTTTAGTCCAGGCTCGTGACTTGGGTAAACTTCATGAGGAGTTGGAGAATGCAATTGTTGAGCGAAGACTTAATGATGCATGGGACTTGCATGAGAAGCACATGCGGGTTGAAGGGTTTGCCAGGAAATCTACTCTGACCAAGTTAATTTCAAGTTTGACTGAGAGTTTAGACCTTCAATGGGTTGAAAGAGCTTATGGTTTGGTGGAGAAAGCTTTTGGAGAGAACAAGCACACATTATTTGACAGGGAGATTTTGATGTTTCTCTCTTTGGGCCTTGCTAAATGTGGATTATCGGTTCCTTCATCGATCCTTTTGAGAAAGCTGATTGAAATGGAACACTTCCCGCCTGTGGCAGCTTGGTCTGCGATTATAGCTTATATGTCAGAAAATTCATCTGGGGCTTACCTGGCAGCTGAGTTGACTCTTGAAATAAGTTACTTGTTTCAGGACAGTAGGATTGATCCTCGAAAAAAGACTAACGGACCATTGATTGCTATGAAACCAAATGTAACTGCATTCAACATTGCTTTGGTGGGGTCCCTTCTGTTTGGCACTACTCGAAAAGCTGAACAACTCCTTGAGATGATGCCTCGGATAAATATGAAACCTGACGCAACACTGTTGATCGTCATGGCACATGTCTATGAAAGAAATGGTCGAAGAGACGATCTCAAAAAGATTAAGAGACATATTGAAGAAGCTCATAATGTAACTGATATTCAGATTCGGCAGTTCTACAACTTCCTGCTTTCTTGTCACTTGAAATTTGGGGATCTAGATTCTGCATCAGGCATGGTACTGGAGATGCTTCAAAAGGCAAAGAAAGCTCAAAATTCTCTTGGTGTGGCTAATTTAATATTTGAAACTCGTAAAAATGGCAGTCTGCAATCTCATCGAGATTCTTCTGATGGGGATTTGAATCAGATAAAATCTGATCAAGCTGAACAACCTGTATTACTTGGACACCATTTCTTATCTTTTGAAGATTTTTTAAGGGACAGAAAATTTTTGAGTCTTGAAGCTGAGACGAAAGACATACTCAATATGTTGATTGCCAAGTTACAAAAGCATGTTGAATTAATTACTAGTGAAAAAGGTATTCTCAGACCTACTGAACAAACTTATGCGAAGTTAGTTAAAGCTTTCTTGCAAGCTGGTAAACTTAAGGATTTGGCAGATTTTTTAATTAAGGCAGAGAGAGAAGATGCACCCGTGTCTGCTGATAATTCAGCTTTGGTTAGTGTTATCAACTCGTGCATTGCCCTTGGATGGCTAGATCAAGCGCATGACCTTCTCGATGAATTGCGATTGGCTGGCATTAGAACTAGTTCCTCGGTGTATGGATCCCTTCTAACAGCATACTGTAAAGAAAATCGAATGGGGGAAGTAACATCATTGATAAGAGATGCTCGTAAGGCTGGTGTGCAGCTAGATGCCAGTTCTTATGAGGCAATGATTCGGTCCCAGGTGCTTGAAAGAAATACAGAAGAGGCCCTTCATCTGTTCAAGGAAATGAAAGAGGCTAAAATACCCAGAGGTGGTCATCGAACATTTGATGAGTTAGCCAAAGGTTCTACTAAGGTCAGAGAAAGTGGTTTAATGGGAACGCTGTTACAGGAAATAAAGGAAGGGCAAATGGTGGAATCTGGAGTTCACGAATGGAATAATGTGATTCACTTTTTCTGCAAGAAACGGCTAATGCAAGATGCTGAGAAGGCTCtgaagaagatgatgagtttAGGACATTCCCCCAATGCACATACATTTCATTCTCTAGTAACTGGGTATTCTGCTATAGGTGGGAAATATATTGAGGTGACCGAATTATGGGGTGAGATGAAAGCTTTTGCTTTTTCCAGTGGAATGAGATTTGATCAGGAACTCTTGGATGCTGTACTTTACACATTTGTGAGAGGTGGATTCTTTGTTCGAGCGAATGAAGTAGTGGAAATCATGGAGAAAGGAAATATTTTTGTAGACAAATACAAATATCGCACTCTTTTCTTGAAGTACCATAAAACACTCTATAAGGGCAAAGCACCACAATTCCAGACTGAATCTCAGTTAAAAAAGAGAGAAGCAGCATTGTCATTTAAGAAATGGGTGGGTTTATGTTGAAGAGACTGCTTCTCACTTCTGGCCACTTTATTCTATCAACCACTATCCAACTCAGCACTAGCAAACATCTCTACGTCTCATCTCATGTAAGAGCAGAAGTCTATGTTGCTCACCCTCCTACTTTTAAAGAGTACCAACTTGACTTGTGCGTAAAATCATGCTCAGAAGTTTTGGAACAACTTAATAGATCATAGACTCTTGTAATGCAGTTAGATACCGGTGAAAGATTATTAATAGTTGTGGACATATACAATTTAGATTTTTCAAGGAATTTAGTCTTTCAGCTATACAATCCTGATTGCTCCAGGAATTTAGTCTCGAGCCTGTGGCTTAATTTCTCAACTTTCTTAATGAATGTTTTTGTGTATTGGATATGTTGAAGAAGTAAATACTCAAGTATTCTATTCTGCTAATGTTGTTTGTGCTGAAAAATATCTTAATGTGAAGTACAAGTTTGGTTTCGCCTCAATAGTTATCATACGCCACAGCCATGTTTATCAGTTATCAACTTTTCTATTTTGAAGGGTAAGATGCTTTAAGAAGCACGCAGTAGGATTTACTAAGATCAAATGCCAAACAGCTTCTATAGTCACTTATGTGTTGATAAAATGATCTAATCATAAAATTGCAGAGCCCATTTGCATTGCTGGTGGTGTAGGAACTTGGAATTCACTATCAGTCGAATTTGTCTCCCCCCAATGCCGCAACATTCCCTCCCAATGGCAGTGATCATCAATACATCTCTTAATTCGAGTATCTTGTATTTTGATCTTCCAATGTCCATCGGAGTAATTTCCTTTCTCTGCCTGCCGTCTATCCCATTCTATCTGTGCCTTCTGTCTTGATCTCAATAGACAAAAATCTTGCAGGTTTTCAGACATGGCATCATGCACTTTCCACCACCTTTGATGGGCAACATCGCTGGCAAATTCTTGTAATATCTCAACATTCCAGTTGCAATCATAGTCCTTGTAGCACAACCATGGCTTATAACCCAAGTAGTGGAAGACCATAAAGAATAGGTGGTTCTGCCTCAAAGAGGTGAGTTTTTTTCTGCTTTGCTTCTTCATCATCATGAACCCAGAAATGTTTGAGGAAGTTCACGTGCCTGGGTATGCGGTGCCACCATGTAAATATTTCATTCAAGTAACCCTGGTCTCCACCATTATAGGATTCTATTTCGTTTATATGATCCATTAAAAGCTGGAATGTTTTATTTGATGGTTCTATCACCATTACTCCTGAGTTGAAGAGGGTTCCAGCGTTGCCTGTCGCAGAAATTTCTGGCAGTCTGAACAAGAAATCAATGTTTTTGAGAATAAGCAAATCAGCATCGATAAAAATTATCTTATCATAATCTGTTAGCTGCCATAATCTGAACTTGCTGTAATTCCACTCGTTGTATGCATCCTTTTCTGCTCTAGGATTTCTTATTCTTTGTATTGTGCGAATTTGCCAGCCTGCCGATGCAAGACCACTTCTGTGGTCATCACTGATTGTATCATCAACGAGAATGACAAGATCTTTGCTGGATCCTGCCATTCTGATGCTCTGAGCTGCAACTATGGCCCCACAAACATAGATATGATCTGAATGCAAGATCGTGGCATATGCCTCTCGTTGCCTTTTGCCAGAGTAATCTTGTTCTGTTTTCATGAGGTTGCATTAGCAGCTTGTCAAGCACTTATTATGAACCGCATAAATTTCAATTTCATTTATAATATACATCATTGTATATGTCTTGCTTACTGAGAAATAAGTAAGCTTGGTTTGAGTTTACCTATGGCTCCAGGAGGTATAGCAATTTCACATGATCCTACTGGAAGCCGAAGCTTTTCTCTCAGTCCATTCAGCTTTGGTGTGTATAACCATGAAGTTCCTTCATGTGCGACAAGATCTTTTCCTGTAAACAGATTGGGCACTGGAAAGCCGGTCGacaaaaaaagaaaatgcaTGGGGTAGTTGCCTTTGTTAGAGACAGCTAAAGCTGCAGCAGAGATCTGTATGTGCAGTCGAGCAACATCTCTAGACCAATTTGCATCATTTCTACCTGGAAGTTTAACAGCAATGAGGTCAAGTCGTTGTCTTGGAACTACGAGTTTTGGTAGAGAAGGGCAATCGGGAACATCAATTTCTTGTCCTTCATCGATCCATTCAGGGTACAAGGACTCCCATGTAACGTTTTCCCCAGCAGGTTGCAGGTGCAGAACTGTGTGATTGGCAGTGGGAATAAACTGTCTCCATCGGCGAATTTCATTCTCATTAAAACCAAGAAGACCAAGTCCTTGGATTCTGCTATCTTCAGGTAATTGCTCCAACACTTTCAAAATATCCTCCCAGTTGATATCTAACTCTGATATGTAGCGAGGATCTGGCCCACCCCATATCCACCTGTTCACAAGGACTGGCTTGCATTATATTTGCCCATTTAGAAAAGCTGACAGTTGTTTCTTAAAATGTTGTATCATACTGCAAACTATAAATACTGTAAGAATCCATAATCGGTGCTGGGTGGAACCAGGATTTTGATGTTATGAAAACAAAAACATGTTTCTATGCAAGTTTCCTGATTGAAATAGAAAATTGTGATGAAGTTACAGATCTAAATGAATCACTGAAAAACTGTTGGCCTTGACTAatctttttcaacaaaaaataacGACGAGGAACACCAAAGAGCTTGCTTAATTAAAAGTTCACGTCTTTGGTAGAGGCTAGGTGCAAGGGCCGAGTTTCGTTATGCCTTGGGCTTAGATATACATCTTGGGGGCTTTCAGTAAGTATGAATGAAAGACTTACTGGGAAAGTGTGCGAGATAAAGTCTTGTGATGACAAACTGTTGGAGAAGAAAGAAGGATGAGAATAGTGGCAATTAGAAGGATAAGCAGCACCAATTTTGGTTCAAGGAACTTAGATCTACTGGTCTTTCCTGCAGTAGATAATTTCAGCCTCTGCAACTTCTTTTTGTGTGTATCGTCCCTGCCAACAAGAAACAGGAATATAGagtcagagtttgattgatTGCATTCTCACTTCAGAGGTCTTAATGATTAATCTAGTCCATTtagagcacaagaatgaaaccCTTCACAAATCTAGTCTAGCCTCCGATTCTTCGACTTTGTTTAGCTAGGTGATTTATTGTGTGGTAGAACAATAGTGGGACAACAAGAGCTATTCTCAATTCGTGAATTAAATTATTCTTAAGATTATTGTTTGATTTTTTTGGAGAGGTATTAATCTTGTTCCATAAACTTAATCATCTAGAGTATAGACTCATGAAAATTCTCGAGACTTGCCTTACTGAAGATCAAATtacataataaaaatgaatCTCAAGTAATATAGCTATAAATCAAACAAATAAATGTTCTTACATTCGTTTTCTGGTATCCATAAACTTTAGAAACAATGGACCAATACTTTGTATCCTGTTAGTAAAGAATGAGAGAACAAAATAGAATAGATGTTCCTGAGATACAAGTCCAAATGTGATCTGCCTGAAATTCTGAATTGACAGATTCCCTGGAAATGATCAACTTTGTAGAATTCTTCTTTAATGTTTTTCAGTACCTTGAGATGAAAAAGGGGTATCCCAAGATTGTTTGTCAAACATCAACTTATAAGCACAGAATTATTTCGATGAAAACGTGCAATAAACAGCTTTGGTAAGCATTAAAAATATTGGATATaagtgcacttcttgccattCTGTGCTTGTGATTACTGTCACACGAACAAACCAATGTATAACAGGGCAAATCTTCTGCAATATTTGGTACTATATCATTTGATATACTACCTTAAGAAGCAGGAAGAGTGATCAACTTTTCGATTAAAAAAGATAACCGTTGAAACCAATTTAATTCGGAAGTTTGGTTTGATTCGGTTTGGTTCGTTCAGTAAGtcagttatttttttttttttggagaaatatatatttaattttttttttactaaaattGGTATTTGGAACCTTTTCAAGaatgtttttatgtttatctGTTATTAAATCAGTATGATAGTttgaatataatataattaaacatTTTCGTGATTAATTTCTTAGACAAATTGtactaaaaataaatatgtcattattttctaaaaaaatatttattatattcttatatattgttactttttttaatacaaaaatatcaattatttCGGTTAATCAATCGAAATAATCGATTTTAAATCGTTTGGTTTATtcggctttttttaaaaatatatcaatatattcCGTTAGGTAAACTAAATTCAAAGTAATCATTTTTATTAATTCGGATCGGTTGATCACTAAACTGATCAATTGCACATCCCTTAACATTgattagaaaatatttattatctcatcTTTATTTATAATGATTTTCGTCCTATTTATGCTGTCTTTCTTCACCAATTTGAAAACATAATTCTTCACTTAAACGTGGGTTTTAGCCGATTTTGTATCGCCTTAAAGGAAAGAAGTTGAAGAAGGAAACTCTTTTGTGGGTTGGGGAAGTCGAGCCTAATCTCTGGTAGTGAGTCTAGTGACTAATGTGAGGGCCTTTTCAAGAGATATTGGAAATAGTAGGTTTTTTTGTttgacggtctcacgaatctttatctgtgagacatgtcaactctactgatattcacaataaaaaataatattttttcatagatgactcaaataagatattcgtctcataaaataggacatgtgagaccgtctcacatgagtttttgtctattgaaaaattaaataaagagtTATTAAAAATTAGG
This sequence is a window from Primulina tabacum isolate GXHZ01 chromosome 17, ASM2559414v2, whole genome shotgun sequence. Protein-coding genes within it:
- the LOC142531135 gene encoding pentatricopeptide repeat-containing protein At1g03100, mitochondrial; this encodes MAILSGVSHITTNYSSKFLLSFVGRISIWGKEAGSGHKCFTCSYRRTSYSKIYHGLMHLSCHSSTVAGTVLVQARDLGKLHEELENAIVERRLNDAWDLHEKHMRVEGFARKSTLTKLISSLTESLDLQWVERAYGLVEKAFGENKHTLFDREILMFLSLGLAKCGLSVPSSILLRKLIEMEHFPPVAAWSAIIAYMSENSSGAYLAAELTLEISYLFQDSRIDPRKKTNGPLIAMKPNVTAFNIALVGSLLFGTTRKAEQLLEMMPRINMKPDATLLIVMAHVYERNGRRDDLKKIKRHIEEAHNVTDIQIRQFYNFLLSCHLKFGDLDSASGMVLEMLQKAKKAQNSLGVANLIFETRKNGSLQSHRDSSDGDLNQIKSDQAEQPVLLGHHFLSFEDFLRDRKFLSLEAETKDILNMLIAKLQKHVELITSEKGILRPTEQTYAKLVKAFLQAGKLKDLADFLIKAEREDAPVSADNSALVSVINSCIALGWLDQAHDLLDELRLAGIRTSSSVYGSLLTAYCKENRMGEVTSLIRDARKAGVQLDASSYEAMIRSQVLERNTEEALHLFKEMKEAKIPRGGHRTFDELAKGSTKVRESGLMGTLLQEIKEGQMVESGVHEWNNVIHFFCKKRLMQDAEKALKKMMSLGHSPNAHTFHSLVTGYSAIGGKYIEVTELWGEMKAFAFSSGMRFDQELLDAVLYTFVRGGFFVRANEVVEIMEKGNIFVDKYKYRTLFLKYHKTLYKGKAPQFQTESQLKKREAALSFKKWVGLC
- the LOC142530688 gene encoding LOW QUALITY PROTEIN: UDP-glucuronate:xylan alpha-glucuronosyltransferase 1-like (The sequence of the model RefSeq protein was modified relative to this genomic sequence to represent the inferred CDS: deleted 1 base in 1 codon); translation: MDTRKRMDDTHKKKLQRLKLSTAGKTSRSKFLEPKLVLLILLIATILILLSSPTPVLVNRWIWGGPDPRYISELDINWEDILKVLEQLPEDSRIQGLGLLGFNENEIRRWRQFIPTANHTVLHLQPAGENVTWESLYPEWIDEGQEIDVPDCPSLPKLVVPRQRLDLIAVKLPGRNDANWSRDVARLHIQISAAALAVSNKGNYPMHFLFLSTGFPVPNLFTGKDLVAHEGTSWLYTPKLNGLREKLRLPVGSCEIAIPPGAIEQDYSGKRQREAYATILHSDHIYVCGAIVAAQSIRMAGSSKDLVILVDDTISDDHRSGLASAGWQIRTIQRIRNPRAEKDAYNEWNYSKFRLWQLTDYDKIIFIDADLLILKNIDFLFRLPEISATGNAGTLFNSGVMVIEPSNKTFQLLMDHINEIESYNGGDQGYLNEIFTWWHRIPRHVNFLKHFWVHDDEEAKQKKTHLFEAEPPILYVFHYLGYKPWLCYKDYDCNWNVEILQEFASDVAHQRWWKVHDAMSENLQDFCLLRSRQKAQIEWDRRQAEKGNYSDGHWKIKIQDTRIKRCIDDHCHWEGMLRHWGETNSTDSEFQVPTPPAMQMGSAIL
- the LOC142530353 gene encoding putative pectinesterase/pectinesterase inhibitor 51 — protein: MASAFFPITLLALLLCSSTARHHKPPPSAGNPGRDTIHEACKGSGDPVTCESFLSKSTHLPPNATVSQVIQSILVVSSENLEKAKGMAKNILDASAGNLNRSAAARTCLEVLHYSDYRINLTKDALPRGEIKDARAWAGAALAYQYDCWSALKYVNGTDLVDDAMSFLNSTVIFLSGNALSMMQNYEVYGEKTGSWGPPRTERDGFWEPVSDHSGSGFNLGVPAGLKADVTVCKCGGCTYKTVQEAVNAAPDDIDSGKLFVVHIKAGVYEETVRVGLEKRNVVFLGDGMGKTVITGSMNVGQPGMSTFNSATVGVVGDRFMASDLTIKNTAGPDAHQAVAFRCDSDHSIIQNCEFVGNQDTLYAHTLRQYYKSCRIQGNVDFIFGNSAAIFQDCLILVAPRQINPEKGEKNAVTAHGRIHPGQPTGFVFQNCLVNGTDAYMALYHSNPKVHRSYLGRPWKEYSRTVFIRCRLESLINSDGWLPWQEDFALKTLYYGEFANSGLGSDSSKRVNWSSLIPAKHVESYSARNFIQGDQWTRAFS